The following proteins are encoded in a genomic region of Neomonachus schauinslandi chromosome 7, ASM220157v2, whole genome shotgun sequence:
- the RXFP3 gene encoding relaxin-3 receptor 1 — protein sequence MVKIGQIYFEGERTDTCMDRLMESLKPNVVAAATTVTMNKEAGGDKLAELFSLIPYLLQAANTSGNASLQLQDLWWELGLELPDGAAPGHPPGTRGAESADTEARVRILISVVYWVVCALGLTGNLLVLYLMKSKHGWRKSSINLFVTNLALTDFQFVLTLPFWAVENALDFKWPFGKAMCKIVSIVTSMTMYASVFFLTSMSVARYRSVASALKSHRTRGHGRGDCCGQSLGDSRCFSAKALCVLIWASAALASLPNSIFSTTFKVMGEELCLVRFPDKLLGGDRQFWLGLYHLQKVLLGFVLPLCIISLCYLLLVRFISDRRVSGTEGGASAARGGLAAASARRRSKVTKSVTIVVLSFFLCWLPNQALTTWSILIKFNAVPFSQEYFLCQVYAFPVSVCLAHSNSCLNPILYCLVRREFRKALKSLLWRVASPSLTSMRPFTATTKPEPEDQGLQALAPLHRTAEPDLVYYPPGVVVYSGGHYDLLPSSSAY from the exons GTGAGAGGACTGATACGTGTATGGATAGACTGATGGAGTCTTTGAAACCCAAT GTGGTCGCTGCCGCCACCACAGTCACCATGAATAAGGAGGCTGGCGGAGACAAGCTCGCAGAACTCTTCAGTCTGATCCCGTACCTTCTACAGGCGGCCAACACCAGCGGCAACGCGTCGCTGCAGCTCCAGGACTTGTGGTGGGAGCTGGGGCTAGAGCTGCCGGACGGCGCGGCGCCGGGCCATCCCCCAGGCACCCGCGGGGCAGAAAGTGCGGACACCGAGGCGCGGGTGCGGATCCTCATCAGCGTGGTGTACTGGGTGGTTTGCGCGCTGGGGCTGACCGGCAACCTGCTGGTGCTCTACCTGATGAAGAGTAAGCACGGATGGCGCAAGTCCTCCATCAACCTCTTCGTCACCAACCTGGCGCTGACAGACTTTCAATTCGTACTCACCCTGCCCTTCTGGGCGGTGGAAAACGCTCTCGACTTCAAATGGCCCTTCGGCAAGGCCATGTGTAAGATCGTATCCATAGTGACGTCCATGACCATGTACGCCAGCGTCTTCTTCCTCACCTCCATGAGCGTGGCGCGCTACCGCTCGGTGGCCTCGGCTCTTAAGAGCCACCGGACCCGAGGGCATGGCCGGGGCGACTGCTGCGGCCAAAGCCTGGGGGACAGCCGCTGCTTCTCAGCCAAAGCACTGTGCGTATTGATCTGGGCCTCCGCCGCGCTGGCCTCGTTGCCCAACTCCATCTTCTCCACGACCTTCAAGGTGATGGGCGAGGAACTGTGCCTGGTGCGCTTCCCCGACAAGTTGCTGGGCGGAGACAGACAGTTCTGGCTGGGCCTCTACCACTTGCAGAAGGTGCTGCTAGGCTTCGTGCTTCCGTTGTGCATCATCAGCCTGTGCTATCTTCTGCTGGTGCGCTTCATCTCCGACCGCCGTGTGTCTGGGACCGAAGGAGGAGCCTCAGCGGCCCGGGGCGGCCTGGCCGCAGCCAGCGCCCGGAGACGGTCCAAGGTCACCAAGTCGGTGACCATCGTGGTCCTATCCTTCTTCCTGTGTTGGCTGCCCAACCAGGCGCTCACCACCTGGAGCATCCTCATCAAGTTCAACGCGGTGCCCTTCAGCCAAGAGTATTTCCTGTGCCAGGTATACGCGTTCCCGGTGAGCGTGTGCCTGGCTCACTCCAACAGCTGTCTCAACCCCATCCTCTACTGCCTGGTGCGCCGCGAATTCCGCAAAGCGCTCAAGAGTCTACTGTGGCGCGTCGCGTCGCCTTCCCTCACCAGCATGCGCCCTTTCACGGCCACCACCAAACCAGAGCCCGAGGATCAGGGGCTGCAGGCCCTGGCACCTCTCCACCGGACCGCGGAGCCTGACCTGGTCTACTACCCGCCCGGCGTGGTGGTCTACAGTGGGGGGCACTACGACCTGCTGCCCAGCAGCTCCGCCTACTGA